AGCCCTAATATGCTACACTTTTCTGTAGTAGGTGTTTGATGTTGAGCTAATtcgataaataaaaatgtaaccaCATATCTCGTAAAAGTCAAAATATGATGTTTCTCAATGGTTTATTTAGCTTAAGAAGTAGATTTTATATCCAACCATGAAGGAACATTTAGCCTTTGAAAAATAGTaatgcagtgcaaatccaataacatccaTATTTAAGCataacaatttgcaaagcaaccaatgtaaaaaaacatgaagtgcaaatagtgtattgttaaaaatatattcttgctgtttgtataacagagcacaacaagaatatccgggagaagaaaaacacatttgaggcgtaaccaaatatacttaagggcgtttaagcccccccccccccaaaaaaaaacgcTCGCTATCTCATGTCcataaactgacattaacactggAATTCCTCTGGTCTGACATCTCAAGCAGTTTATCTCGATATACTTGATATTGAATCACATATCGCGTGAAGTGACATCGTGTCACCTGTAACTCACCCGATGAGAGGGCTGAGCTGGCTCCGATGCTCTCTCagcgtgtttttaaaagatgctcgaggcttggataaatattgtccatgtttagtttctaaatgaCGGCGGCGCACTTTACATGGTCCCAGGATCTCGTTAGCTTGCATCTcagcgcacagcacacacacacaggcttgggggTTGTCCTCTCGGCGACAGGTCCTCACTTGAGTCCTTTCTGCGagtcctctttttagttttgaatgattcagttggACTTCCTGATTCCCCTTCGTCATTAACAgatttcctctgctccatcttgctcGACCCAGCAGATaacaaagttctccctcacctatGATTCCCCCGCTAAGGAtgcgttcaagtgttaatgtgacggtcagcaaaTACAACGACACCtgctatataggtcagataaaataagaacaacgtggaatttaaatctcatgtctttgtttcattacctgtgatgattacttttttttttaaatcaatcataaatgtttggtggtaatcaacgcttacttacaaatctgaaacttttttatctatttattttctgatggcctctcacggcccacctgcagtggcttcacggcccacactttgggaatgacaTTGTGAATGTTCTAGAGCATAAGACAGTTCCCTCGATTATCAGTGAAAATGCCCAGGGATCTGTAGAATGTGTGGCTAGTGATGAGGCCGTTCTGGTGGAGTAatgggatggtggtggtgggatcGGGGCGGTGGGAGGGGCTGGTGAACCTCACACAGGGCACCAAGAGGGCGCGAGCTGGCCCTGGCACACAATAAAGAATTCACTGGTGGTACAGACTTTGTAGTGAGAATTAACACTGCACCAGTGTTTCTGACTCAGCAACTGTTGATTGGATAATAATTAAAAGCTGATCCTGTATAATGATTAGAATTACTAAGGATTTTCTTCGTGCTTGAACATGCACTTAAAGCACAGTAATTTATCTCGACTATGACATGTAGGAGATGCCCTTTCTGTGAGGTGTCACATATGTAAGCTCTGATTTATCGCCCGTAAGTGTCGCCCTCTTATCTTCAAGGCTGCTCTGGGACAAAGGGCTACAGGCAAATCACGCAGTGCTCGAGCAAACGGAAGAAAAGATGATTAAAAGGCCGTCATCACATACTCACACGTACATGACCTTCACTTCCTCACTGAGATGAAGACTTTTCATTCACCACCTCCCACCCATCAAAcgtcattttcattttccagttGCACTCTGAAAACTAATAATGTTGTTCTTTATATCAAATGAAGGGAGCGACGCTTGTGAGCTAGTTCAAGCAGCCAACTCGACTGCACTTGAGCTGCTTGACTGAACTATATCCTCATCTCAGATAGAAAAGTTGcttttatgaaaaatatatttttttgggaaacaaattgtaatttgtgttgAAGTGCAGGAGTTGTGATTTTTAATAGGATGATAAGTtaacatgttattttaaaattttaGTTGTAtatagtttttctttgtaattttataGTACATCTGACCTAAAACAAATACTCACATTCTCACCTTCCGACATCTACTTCAGCTCTTCCCTCTAATTTCTTCATTGTTTAGTTATTTTCTTACAGCAGACAGTCCATTGCACATGTTCATTACTAACccaccttttctttcctctaacCATCACAAGAATTACGCCTCTGTCTGTCAAGCAGTTGTCACATTTCAATTTCCTCTTTCTACTTTAAGTGATGCGTGTGTGGTCATCGCTTGGTTTGCTcacggagacagagacagacagcgacAGGCAGAGCTACAGAGCGGTACACACCAAAAGAGAACTGCTCAAGATACAAGAGGAAGCTACAAGAGACACGGAAAGCAGCCAATACTTAACTTACATTGATGCAGGATATGGCCAGGTTGGATGTCACAGAGATGTTTCACGGTATTTCGTTTCCTGGACACCTGCACACCCAGGAATCCTTACAACTTGCTCTCAGATTTCCGTTTCGGGACACGGATGTTCTCATCGTCTCCTACCCGAAGTCAGGTAACTACAGAAGACAACTAAACTCATGTTCTATCGGTGcaattttaatttattatatctTATATGTGCAATCATgttcatactgtatatattcatttctcctttgtacattttatttctgttttttatatttcactgtgtttatattGCATTTTTATGACTTTTTACCTCTGACAAGGAAGTCATGTTTTAGCCCCTGTCCATTGGTTTGCATGTTggttttttcatttgtttgtttgtgagctggaTAACACCAAAACTACCAAAAGTATTACTATAAAACAAGAAAGAACCCAGATTTGGACAAAGGGGAAGATCCGGACATTTTTTAACACTTTCTTTTCACttatttcccaggaaataatttatggatcGATTTGAAAAAATTGCaaatttaagggactgatatttattcggtgcagtttgatttaatttaaggggactgaaGGGCTTTAAAAAGATCTAATCTtacttatctcatcttatcctGACTCACTGCTGACTGCACACACTGTAACATTGTGACTTGTAATCACATCATGAATCATTTGTTTGCAGTTTGGGTTTTTAAACTATTCTAAGAACCTTTTTgcttttgaatgaatgaattgaatGTGTCagcacagtgtttgtttctctctctcctctctacaGGCACCACATGGATGCAGGAAATTTTGACTCTAGTATCGAGCAGAGGGGACCCACATCTGAACCAAACTGTTCCAAACTGGACCAGGGCTCCCTGGCTGGAGCAATATTACAGTGCAGCTGTACTGGAGGCCTCATCAGCCACACAACGCACCATCACCACCCACCTGCCTCATCACCTGCTGGGCCCGGCCCTCCAGGGCTCCAAAGCCAAGGTCAGAATTACACAGTTATTGTAAACTGGTCAGGTCGATATTTTTGGCGGTGTATGTCAACTGTAAAACGATCCTGCTCAGTATGTATcttgttttgaattattttaaacattcCTCACATCAGTTATAAGTTATATAAGttataattcaaaatgtttgacGGCGTGGCTCTTTGTCACGTCACAGGTCATCTATGTGAGCAGAAACCCCAAAGACGTGGTGGTGTCCTTTTACCACTTCCACAAAATGGCCAACTTTCTCCCTGGCGCTGGCACGTTTGACGAGTTTTTAAATAGATTCCTCGAGGGCACGCGTGAGTGGACAGAGAAcacgtttttcttttgtttatgaTTTATAATTTGATCAAAGACAcatgattgatttttttccacACATATTTGCTGCAGTGAACTTTGGCTCCTGGTTTGACCACATCAAAGGCTGGACCAGTCAGACGGCGTCTATGGACAATCTGCTTCACGTCACCTATGAAGAGATGTCGCTGGTAGAAGAGAAGTGATGCATCATTCTCATCACATGATATTTCtataaatgcatatttattAATAGACAGTGAACCTGCCTGTTTCTTTTAAGATGCTCCAATCACATGGGCCACAAGACAAAGAGgaattttataaaaatatttacacTGCCGTCATCTCTTCAAACTCAGCTTTGCTCACATACCACAGTCATTTTGGTGTTGCAGTCTAAACCTTATATGTTGACAAAtcatttaacattattatttatttttattgcgCGCAGGACCTACATGGTGCCATAAGGAGGGTCAGCTCTTTCCTacagtgccccctggtggaggaggaggtcaaCAAGAGTGTGCAACATTGCAGCTTCGCCAgcatgaaaaataacaacatgGTCAACTACACCCTCATCGCTCATGAGATAATGGACCATAGCAAGGGCTCCTTCATGAGAAATGGTGAGGCTAtgacaatattaaaataaattctttttttaaagtggcCACCAAGATTGAAACCTGCTCCAGCCTGGGGGGGACAAGTGGTCCCAAGATAAAACTGAGGGCACAAAgaagacaaaatattttaaattacttGGTTGAAATTATTAccagcaaacaaaaaaatggtATACTTCAACTCTCCTTTAAAAattcttaaaatgtaataatttctCTGCAGTTAAAGGACTGTATTCTTTCACAGTGTTGTTTCTATTACACACCATTTACATACAACTGACTGGGGGAGGCAGGGAACAGGCCTCCAACGCTGCTGTCACAACCACATCCTCTTGACCTAGAGGTCATTGGAGTGTGGTTTTGTTTGGTTGCTGCTTCCGTTTGATTTGCAGTTCCGTTTTATTTGCAGTCGTGCCTGTAGTGTCAA
This genomic stretch from Hippoglossus hippoglossus isolate fHipHip1 chromosome 3, fHipHip1.pri, whole genome shotgun sequence harbors:
- the sult5a1 gene encoding sulfotransferase family 5A, member 1, which gives rise to MQDMARLDVTEMFHGISFPGHLHTQESLQLALRFPFRDTDVLIVSYPKSGTTWMQEILTLVSSRGDPHLNQTVPNWTRAPWLEQYYSAAVLEASSATQRTITTHLPHHLLGPALQGSKAKVIYVSRNPKDVVVSFYHFHKMANFLPGAGTFDEFLNRFLEGTLNFGSWFDHIKGWTSQTASMDNLLHVTYEEMSLDLHGAIRRVSSFLQCPLVEEEVNKSVQHCSFASMKNNNMVNYTLIAHEIMDHSKGSFMRNGKTGEWKKMFTEEQNQYFESVFKSKMHDCTEFVWEVQDQEETHAKEHISL